The DNA window TTCCTTCCAGTTTTTCAAGTACTTTCAGCATATTAGCTTCAGAACTTTTATCATCTCCTGCATAACGGGCCGAATAAACTCCAGGTTCATTATTAAGCGCTTCAATTTCTAAACCGGTATCGTCAGCAAAACAGTTTAAACCATAGTTTTCATGAATATATTGTGCCTTAATTAATGCATTTCCTTCTAAAGTAGTTGCAGTTTCGGGTATATCTACATCACAATTTATATCTTTCAGACTAAGTATTTCCATCTGGTCTTTAAGTATGAACGAAACTTCTTCCAGTTTATGTTTATTATTTGTGGCAAATACAAGCTTATTTTTCATTTGTTTATTTCTTTAATTTTAAGTGAGAGAAATTATTGACTATTCATATAAAAAAGTAAAATCATCCCTCACATCCCTCACTTATTTTATTGAAAGGCTTTATTAAAGGGGGATATATAAGAGTGAGGGATAAAATATATCGGCTATTAATCGATCACTTATCCCTCACTTTTAGGTTCATCAGTCACCAAATTCACTCATATTGATATATTATTTAGTGTATGATTGATGTTTACTTATTGTTATTTTCCTTTTAGAGGATC is part of the uncultured Bacteroides sp. genome and encodes:
- a CDS encoding non-canonical purine NTP diphosphatase, with product MKNKLVFATNNKHKLEEVSFILKDQMEILSLKDINCDVDIPETATTLEGNALIKAQYIHENYGLNCFADDTGLEIEALNNEPGVYSARYAGDDKSSEANMLKVLEKLEGIENRKAQFRTAVSLIINDKEYLFEGIIKGNIIKEKRGNSGFGYDPIFVPEGYDKTFAELGNEIKNKISHRALAINKLCNFLKEYDYEKNNF